Part of the Triticum urartu cultivar G1812 chromosome 2, Tu2.1, whole genome shotgun sequence genome, CGCGCGGGTGGACGTGGCCCGCGACCCCCGAACGCCACAAAGTGTCGTGATCAACTCACTAACACGCATTAAATATCCCTCTTAACCTTTTTCCGACCCGTATTATGACAGGCTCCGCGGCTTCTGGCCCCTTTCCGCAGCATCAAACCGGAGGGGAAAGGAGGGGGAGGAGCGGGAGGAGCAGCAGGCGGAGGAGATGTCGGAATCGGAATCGCGGGGGCGCGCCGACGCAATGTGAGCGAGGAGGAGGGgctggggaagaagaagaggaggaggagggggaagaAGCCGCGATCCCGGTCTCACGCTCCGCCCGACGAGCCGCCCGCCCGCGGCCCCGCGAGGTATCTCTCCCTCCCTGCACGGTTTTTCCCCAATTAGCACGAGAAGGAACATTTCGGGGGTTCATGGCGACGGGAGGACCGGGGACTTAGGGTTCCGGCGAGGGCTGCCTACCTGAGGTGGCGTTGCTTGTTTCTAGGTCCGTCAGGGTTTGGTTTGTTGTTTTGTGGCTTGTTTCCAGGGCCGTCGGGGAGGGAGGGATGGAGGATGAACTTCTAGGGTGTGGTGTGGGGTGCTGGTTCGTGCGTGGTGGATTGATTGGGCGAGTTGTTAGCAGCGGGCGGGATCCTGGGCCTACCTGTGTGCTGTGTGTCGTTTTGATCAAGGGTTCCTGGAACAGATTCTTCCAGCTTCTCAGGAAGCACAACAATCCACGGAGATAGAACACATTGTCAAGTAACCAAATGTCACCATGGGTTTTATTTCAAAACATAGGCAATAGTTTTTGGCATTTCCACTTGGCTAGGAACACGAGGCGGTACCAAATATCGTGGTCCATACTCTCATTGTATCTCTTGCAGTATAGAGGAATGACACTGGCAGTAACAATAACAAGTGCAGTCATGGCCCACACATGATAATTGTGTGGTATATTTATttgctactccctctgtcccataatataagacgttttttgactACACACCGTGTCAAGTCTTATATTATGAGGCAAGAGGAAGTAGATACCAACTTTTGCATAGGTATGCACTAGTTATCTTTTTTTTCATGGATGGACTAGTTTATCTTTGCTCATCGCTAGAGGTCAGCCGAAAAACTTGTTGATAGCACCATACAGCCATCATTTTCCATCGAAAATGTATTTACCCAATTAACTGCCATGCTACCACATTGCAGAAATGTACAGGATGGCGCTTCCAAGCTGGAGTGACATTTCGGCCTACCTGTCAGAGTATTGGTCTGTCATAGCTGCTACTGTCATCTTTGCATTGGTAGGTGGCGTGACAATTTATTATACCATCAATCAGTTGAACAAAAACATCAGCTTGAGCTTGATGAAAGCTATCAGAGCTAGGGCAAAGAAGTACAAGAAACTGAAAGACAAGGTCCCTGCCGCTTCCCACATTTGGAGGAAAGAACTTGGCTCTCGCAGTAAAGGTCTGAAATGCTGTGTATGCTTGAAGTCTGTTTCACCGCCACAGTATTTGGGGGGGACTATCCATGAGTGTGATATTTGTGGTGCCACTGCACATCCGAGTTGCTCAGGGAATGCACACAAAGATTGCAAATGCGTTTCTATGGTTGGTCTTGACCATGTCATTCACCAGTGGGCTGTCCAGTGGATTGACACAGCAGATCGATCTGAAGAAGACTCATTCTGTTGCTACTGTGATGAATCTTGCAGTGGAGCTTTTCTCGCAGGGTCTCCAATTTGGTACTGTATGTGGTGTCAACGGATAGTGCATGTTGATTGCCACAACAACTTAGCCAAGGAAACTGGTGATGTCTGTGACTTGGGCCCATTGAAACGGTTGATACTATCACCTCTGTGTGTCAAGGAGCTTCATAGGACAGGTGCAACAGGACTTTTCAGTTCTATCACAAGTGGGGCTAATGAATTGGCTTCCACTGTGCGGGAGACGATTAGAATTCGTAGCAAAAGGTACAAAAAAGACATTGGTCCTTCTCAGCCAGAGAGCCCTGGGACTGCTGAGCCACAATCTGATACTGACGGAGACTCAGAAGGatcaaacaccactgctaagagaGATGATCATGTCAATGGTAAACTTCATGAAGTGCATCAAAGCACTGAATCGGAAAAAGATAAACAGTTCATAGCGGATAACGCTACTAGCAGGCCAAATGGCCAGCATGAGATGTCCCATGCCCAGAATAATCAAAAATATGAAATTGTGGACGTGCCTTCTGATTCTAGGCCATTGCTAGTTTTCATTAACAAGAGAAGTGGTGCCCAGAGTGGCGATTCACTGAGACAGCGCCTGCAGATCCTTCTTAATCCTTTACAGGTTGGTGTAGCAATTAGTTATTGCCTTTAAACTTTTACCAGCTTTAAATAATGTGCTCTTCTTTCTTCAGTTGCTCAGATCAATGCTGCTTATTTGATTTATTTCTAGCATACTGTATATGAACTTTCATTCACATAACTCGTGTATAGTATCTCTGAAGGGCGTAAGCTCTGTGCCATAGCATGAATAATCCTGTCCCAGCTTATTTTGTTCAAAACTTAATGCTATGTGTCACTTGTTATACTATTATGATTTCTAGTGCATGATTGCAAATTCCTTGCGTAGAATTCAATTAATGCTCCATCTGGCAATTCTTAATCATTTCAATCTTATGGATTTGGCCCATTTAtttatactccctctgatccataTTAAATGTTGCTGATTTAGTACAAGCGACAATTACTATGGATTGGCAGGAGTAATAAAACTAGAGTTCACATTTGGGTTGCTAAGTGCTAACTCTTCCGTAGGTATTTGAGTTGGGCAAGCATCAAGGACCAGAAGTTGGTTTATCTTTGTTTCGGAAGGTACCTCACTTCAAAATTCTTGTTTGTGGTGGTGATGGCACGGCTGGTTGGGTTTTGGATGCCATTGAGAAACAAAAGTTTGAAGCGCCACCTCCCGTAGCCATCCTTCCAGCTGGTACTGGCAACGATCTTGCGAGGGTTTTGTCTTGGGGTGGTGGTCTTGGTGTTGTTGAAAAGCGGGGAGGTTTATTCTCAGTTTTGAAAGATGTCGAGCATGCGGCAGTTACTGTTCTGGACAGATGGAAGATCACTATAAAGGACAATCAAGGGAAGCTCATGTGTTCACCAAAATTTATGAACAATTACTTTGGTACGTTTATCCATCTTCTTCTCAAATGCATCCCTGTATAGTTCTTGCATTATAGATACCTTAGTACTTAATAGTGATACTTTTTCAGGGGTTGGTTGTGATGCAAAGGTTGCTCTAGATATCCACAACCTGAGGGAGGAAAACCCTGAACGGTTTTATAGCCAGGTAACCCTTGCTTGCTCCCCGCCCGCTTATGTGCACAACGGAAGGCATTTTTCCTTTAATTGCAAGTAAACTTGTTGGTGTTCTTGCTTGGTTGCACAGTTGCGCAGAATCAGACATGTGGAAACATTACACCATGATACATTTTCATTTTCCCCTCCCAAAAGTAATCGAATGGCTAGTTGTGTGCAATGGAAGGAACAACATGTAATTTTTTCAGCTTCCCGTTGTAAGGGTACTTATGGTATAGAAAACTACATCGATCATCCATGGTGAACGTACATGTTTTAGAGTGTTGAATTTCTTTGATCCTAATGGTTTTTATGCTTCTCTTTAAATCACAAGACGAGATATTTGTCTATTTTTCTCTTGTCTATTTATCAAAACGTTTTCGATTTGTAAAAATTTAGTGTGTCCAGCTGCTAATGATAGCATACAAACTGTTAGTGTAATGTTCTAGCCTGAAAAGAAATAATTAGTTTTGAAATGGCACTGATGATTTTGTTGAGCCAATGTGGCTTTGCTACTCGTTTGGGGATCTTTAGGCGATGTATTGGCATTGGGCATGCGGAATCTGGTCAAGTGTTGGGACAAGTGTTCAACCTAGCAGATTTGTTGAATGAAAATAGTTGATGGATGAGTCATGTAATTTAGAATTTTCCTTTTTTAATTTCTTGGGTACTTTGTGGAAATTTGCACATTCTGGATAGTTTgttctccttttctttttctcagTTGCTCACTCTTAAGGTTTCTTGCTATGATTGATCCATAAATAGTAATTTTATTTGCAGATTCCATGCTTGCAACTTGCTATCTCCCTATTCTACATCGTTCTGTATATACAGCTGCATATCTGTTTTTGTCACAGCAATATGATTTAGTTTCTCTGCAGTTCATGAATAAAGTGCTTTATGCAAAAGAAGGCGCAAAGAATATCATGGATAACATGTTCTATTATTTTCCTTGGGAAGTCAAGCTTGAGATAGATGGATCCAACATTGAAATTCCTCAGGTAAAAGTGGATCACATTTTCTTACCTTTTCTCTTGTATGTGTCTTAGTGAGCACATAACCTTGCATTGGCATATCTGCAAGACATAATAAACGAAGAGACCAAGTTTATGCAACAGTGATGAACGTGATCTGTTAAGATGGTTGCTGCTATTTGATTGTTCATGTTCTAAAAATTACTCCCTTCCGTATGAAAATATAAGACACTTTTTGACACTGATAGTGTCAGAGGACATCTTATATTTCGATACAGAGGAGTAATTTGGCATATCTGGTATCCCTTTTGGATGGAGTAATGTAGAAGCATATCCCGTTTAGGCAATGCCCACTACATGGCAAGTGTGGTTAGCTGTCCCCAAATTGGAAGAAAAAGATTTAGCCTACATCCTGTTCCTTGTCACATTTCTCCTGTTGCAGGACGCCGAAGGTATCCTTGTGGCCAACATCCGGAGCTACATGGGAGGGGTTGACCTGTGGAAGAATGAGGATAGTGTCTCCGACACTTTCCAACCTCAATCCATGCATGACAAGACGCTGGAAGTAGTTAGCTTCACAGGAATGCTGCATCTTGGAAGGCTGCAGGTTCTTATAGACTTCAGGTTTTTTTTTGTGATATATATATTCAGTGTGGACTGTGTATTGATATGATAATCTTGCTATAGGTAGGGCTTTCTCGCGCGCAAAGGTTGGCTCAAGGGCATCATATAAAGATTGAGATCACTACTCCGATGCCCATCCAAGTCGATGGAGAGCCATGGTCTCAGGAGCCATGCACCATAGAAGTTTCTCATCACGCCCAGGTTTGGTCTCTCCCTCGTTTGCATAAGTTTAACCGTGCTTTCTTCCTACCTGGCTTACACATGTGTTTCTCTTATGAAGGCCTTCATGCTGAAGAGAGTCTCTGAAGAGCCTATAAGCCACGCCGCGTCCATAATGGCCGACATCCTGGAGAACGCCGAGAACAGCGGCACCATCTCGGCCTCGCAGAAGAGTGCTCTGCTTCAGGAGATAGCGTCTAGGCTTTTGTAGCAAACTCTTCTGTGCAACACGGTCTTGTAGCTCTGTAGTTGGCCCTATAGCATTTGACCATGTCTGGCCCCTTCTGTACATACAGCCATGGCTTCCTTCCTTCTTGGATCGAGCTTGTGTATAATTTCTGTAAAATTTTGTAGGGCTTTGAGTTTGAGATGAGCACTACCAGAAACTATTGTGGTTACTGGTTAGCCTAGTTCTTGGTGATTCTGGTTCTGGGGAATGTGTTCTGAGTCGCTTGTTTGGCTTGTTAGGTACAGACGATGATTCGGTGTGATGTGGTATGTGCAGTGCGCATATGACCTCAGTTCTTGCACAGTATTTTGGTTCTTTTCTTATTTTTCCTAGCGTTGGTCGGACATGAGCGCGATGTGATCGCAAAAAggaaaaaatgaaaataaaaagaCAAGCATCGTGAATGAACAAATCAATCAAGAGCAAACAATTTGCAATGGCGCGGATTAACTCTCAACCCAAAGGAACCAAGCATCGGCAATGTTCAAAGCGAACATTGCCACCAGCTAAAGGTTGTTAGCCCACCTAGTGATTAGTAAGGTTCTCATGGTCTATATCAGCTCAACAATCTTCAGGTTACCGGTGGTCAACCACATAGAAAATTCCTTGATGATGCGCGACAAAACAGCTATAtgctttttttcttttttggttgGTGCAAGACCAAATCTCCTCTGCCACTTAGCTAGTTGTAttctttaatttttttatttttatggaGAAATCAATCAAGAGCAAACAATTTGCAATGACGCGGATTAACTCTCAACCCAAAGGAACCAAGCATGGTCGTGGGTtcgagccccacggtgggcgtcCAGCTATATGCTCTTTTTTGGTTGGTGCAAGACCAAATCTCTCTGCCACTTAGCTAGTTGTAttctttaatttttttatttttatggaGAAATCAATCAAGAGCAACAATTTGCAATGACGCGGATTAACTCTCAACCCAAAGGAACCAAGCATGGTCGTGGGTtcgagccccacggtgggcgtcCAGCTATATGCTCTTTTTTGGTTGGTGCAAGACCAAATCTCTTCTGCCACTTAGCTAGTTGTAttctttaatttttttatttttatggaGAAATCAATCAAGAGCAAACAATTTGCAATGGCGCGGATTAACTCTCAACCCAAAGGAACCAAGCATCGGCAATGTTCAAAGCGAACCTTGCCACCAGCTAAAGGTTGTTAGCCCACCTAGTGATTAGTAAGGTTCTCGTGGTCTATATCAGCTCAACAATCTTCAGGTTACCGGTGGTCAACCACATAGAAAATTCCTTGATGATGCGCGACAAAACAGTGTTATATGCTTTTTTTTGGTTGGTGCAAGACCAAATCTCCTCTGCCACTTAGCTAGTTGTAttctttaatttttttatttttatggaGAAATCAATCAAGAGCAAACAATTTGCAATGACGCGGATTAACTCTCAACCCAAAGGAACCGAGCATCGGCAATGTTCAAAGCGAACCTTGCCACCAGCTAAAGGTTGTTAGCCCACCTAGTGATTAGTAAGGTTCTCGTGGTCTATATCAGCTCAACAATCTTCAGGTTACCGGTGGTCAACCACATAGAAAATTCCTTGATGATGCGCGACAAAACAGCTATATGCTCTTTTTTGGTTGGTGCAAGACCAAATCTCCTCTGCCACTTAGCTAGTTGTAttctttaatttttttatttttatggaGAAATCAATCAAGAGCAAACAATCTGCAATGACGCGGATTAACTCTCAACCCAAAGGAACCGAGCATCGGCAATGTTCAAAGCGAACCTTGCCACCAGCTAAAGGTTGTTAGCCCACCTAGTGATTAGTAAGGTTCTCGTGGTCTATATCAGCTCAACAATCTTCAGGTTACCGGTGGTCAACCACATAGAAAATTCCTTGAT contains:
- the LOC125537209 gene encoding diacylglycerol kinase 1-like, translated to MYRMALPSWSDISAYLSEYWSVIAATVIFALVGGVTIYYTINQLNKNISLSLMKAIRARAKKYKKLKDKVPAASHIWRKELGSRSKGLKCCVCLKSVSPPQYLGGTIHECDICGATAHPSCSGNAHKDCKCVSMVGLDHVIHQWAVQWIDTADRSEEDSFCCYCDESCSGAFLAGSPIWYCMWCQRIVHVDCHNNLAKETGDVCDLGPLKRLILSPLCVKELHRTGATGLFSSITSGANELASTVRETIRIRSKRYKKDIGPSQPESPGTAEPQSDTDGDSEGSNTTAKRDDHVNGKLHEVHQSTESEKDKQFIADNATSRPNGQHEMSHAQNNQKYEIVDVPSDSRPLLVFINKRSGAQSGDSLRQRLQILLNPLQVFELGKHQGPEVGLSLFRKVPHFKILVCGGDGTAGWVLDAIEKQKFEAPPPVAILPAGTGNDLARVLSWGGGLGVVEKRGGLFSVLKDVEHAAVTVLDRWKITIKDNQGKLMCSPKFMNNYFGVGCDAKVALDIHNLREENPERFYSQFMNKVLYAKEGAKNIMDNMFYYFPWEVKLEIDGSNIEIPQDAEGILVANIRSYMGGVDLWKNEDSVSDTFQPQSMHDKTLEVVSFTGMLHLGRLQVGLSRAQRLAQGHHIKIEITTPMPIQVDGEPWSQEPCTIEVSHHAQAFMLKRVSEEPISHAASIMADILENAENSGTISASQKSALLQEIASRLL